One part of the Phycisphaeraceae bacterium genome encodes these proteins:
- a CDS encoding low molecular weight phosphotyrosine protein phosphatase, with protein sequence MRLLFVCMGNICRSPLAEGIFAHLARHRGVSHLFEVDSCGTGDWHAGELSDPRARDIARSRGITLAHRARVLDPRTDFERFHLLLAMDRRNLAHLLRHNAPTGRTRLLRSYEGDLAEADAEVPDPYSGSSRDFELVCDMLHRSCTALLDTLSPPTGPKAPGTPARTT encoded by the coding sequence ATGCGGCTGCTGTTTGTCTGCATGGGCAACATCTGCCGCTCGCCGCTGGCCGAGGGCATCTTTGCCCATCTGGCAAGGCACCGCGGCGTGTCCCACCTCTTCGAGGTCGATTCCTGCGGCACAGGAGATTGGCACGCGGGTGAGCTGTCCGATCCGCGTGCCCGCGACATTGCGCGTTCGCGCGGGATCACCCTGGCCCACCGCGCTCGGGTGCTCGATCCCAGGACAGACTTCGAGCGCTTCCACCTGCTCCTCGCAATGGACCGGCGAAATCTCGCCCACCTGCTGCGTCACAATGCCCCGACCGGTCGAACACGGCTGCTCCGCTCCTACGAGGGCGACCTCGCTGAGGCCGACGCCGAAGTTCCGGACCCGTATTCAGGTTCGTCCCGAGACTTTGAGCTGGTCTGCGATATGCTGCATCGATCGTGCACCGCACTCCTGGACACCCTGTCCCCCCCGACCGGCCCGAAAGCGCCTGGAACCCCGGCGAGAACCACGTGA
- a CDS encoding type II secretion system protein — protein sequence MPLSRHTARRAFTLIELLVVIAIVALLVGLLLPALGAARQEAKSLACATRLQQLGVALTMYLNDFDQTLPQVRIDVGDGFTANIGALFGGKKGTLPAYGINDYGAERRPLNRYILTGDFPSDNETGTFEIEAYKSPCDKGGLVPGMGFVTSMYDLLGSSYTLNDHDLGGEQNATLIPTPGGKMPFVSQPTLTWVLGSHPIYNYQENGNRGQFWYTDKEVQANLLYLDLHVGKNRHVPQGVVNTTREYSFLPNPS from the coding sequence ATGCCCCTTTCACGCCACACGGCCCGCCGCGCGTTCACGCTGATCGAACTGCTGGTGGTCATCGCCATTGTGGCGCTGCTTGTTGGGCTGTTGCTGCCCGCGCTGGGTGCTGCGCGTCAAGAAGCCAAGTCGCTCGCCTGCGCCACGCGCCTTCAGCAGCTCGGTGTCGCGCTCACGATGTACCTCAACGACTTCGACCAGACGCTCCCGCAAGTGCGGATCGACGTCGGCGACGGATTCACCGCCAACATCGGGGCGCTCTTCGGCGGCAAGAAGGGGACGCTCCCCGCCTACGGCATCAACGACTACGGCGCCGAGCGTCGGCCCCTCAACCGGTACATCCTGACCGGCGACTTCCCCAGCGACAACGAGACCGGTACGTTCGAGATCGAGGCGTACAAGTCCCCCTGCGACAAGGGAGGGCTGGTGCCGGGGATGGGCTTTGTGACCTCGATGTACGACCTGCTCGGCTCTTCGTACACACTCAACGACCACGACCTCGGCGGCGAGCAGAACGCGACGCTCATCCCCACGCCCGGCGGCAAGATGCCCTTTGTCTCACAGCCGACGCTCACCTGGGTCCTCGGCTCGCATCCGATCTACAACTACCAGGAAAACGGCAACCGCGGCCAGTTCTGGTACACCGACAAGGAAGTCCAGGCCAACCTGCTCTACCTCGATTTGCACGTCGGCAAGAACCGGCACGTCCCACAGGGCGTGGTTAACACCACACGCGAGTACTCGTTCCTTCCCAATCCCAGTTGA
- a CDS encoding transglutaminase domain-containing protein, whose translation MNHDDISRREAWLRMVLLAAAAGGMPATVSRVFAGQPRTSPKPKESAKPPAATQADFDRVLTRGRDHNWTFKFSVTVRGDQVIPVPGQGTLPIIHHLQFSSAAVVFPIIPHCASCETDEANISSWLTFDGGDAGAKSRIKDGYACGVKLGVWDLQEKNGNSMDLRLEIPMTCWETVLDERAASRLPWWDQPWPESVASALKPDAVVTSTAPEVVDLVNRWTEGKDPKTVPPVVLAKFLMGKVLEHAQPSGKGLRFSDVGGFVGVELQTVATTAGRKLGSLHDINNLYCAVLRAAGLPARTVIGYDVTDTKGEDSGFLSTKKTSATMLRPWVEFCVGWNEDKKKGWWIPADINRLKQSGSRPPALDRTWKGFGTCDEFDDVMPIAFHYHPPTSVVAHGYPAFWGWYTTPQLQVANQIIRLGSQTTPKTASDSRRSR comes from the coding sequence TTGAACCACGACGACATATCCAGGCGGGAGGCGTGGCTGCGGATGGTGCTGCTGGCGGCCGCAGCGGGGGGGATGCCGGCCACCGTTTCTCGGGTTTTCGCCGGGCAGCCGCGGACGTCTCCAAAGCCGAAGGAATCGGCAAAGCCGCCCGCCGCGACCCAAGCGGACTTTGACCGGGTGCTGACGCGGGGGCGCGATCACAACTGGACGTTCAAGTTCTCCGTGACGGTGCGCGGCGATCAGGTGATCCCGGTTCCGGGTCAGGGGACCCTGCCGATCATCCATCATCTGCAGTTCTCGTCGGCGGCGGTGGTGTTCCCGATCATCCCGCACTGTGCTTCGTGCGAGACCGATGAAGCGAACATCAGCAGTTGGCTGACGTTTGACGGGGGAGATGCGGGCGCCAAGTCGCGGATCAAGGATGGGTACGCGTGCGGGGTGAAACTCGGGGTCTGGGATCTGCAGGAAAAGAACGGTAACTCGATGGATCTCCGGCTCGAGATCCCCATGACCTGCTGGGAGACCGTGCTGGATGAACGGGCGGCGAGCCGGTTGCCGTGGTGGGACCAGCCGTGGCCGGAGTCGGTGGCCAGCGCGCTCAAGCCCGATGCGGTCGTGACGTCGACGGCGCCGGAAGTCGTCGATCTGGTGAACCGGTGGACGGAGGGCAAGGACCCAAAGACTGTTCCGCCGGTTGTGCTCGCCAAGTTCCTGATGGGAAAGGTGCTGGAGCACGCGCAGCCATCCGGAAAGGGGTTGCGGTTCAGCGATGTAGGGGGCTTTGTGGGAGTCGAACTGCAGACCGTTGCAACGACAGCTGGCCGGAAACTCGGCTCGTTGCATGACATCAACAACCTCTACTGCGCGGTGCTGCGAGCGGCGGGGCTGCCGGCACGGACGGTCATCGGCTATGACGTGACCGATACCAAGGGCGAAGACTCGGGGTTCCTCTCGACCAAGAAGACGTCGGCGACGATGCTCCGGCCGTGGGTGGAGTTCTGTGTCGGGTGGAACGAGGACAAGAAGAAGGGGTGGTGGATCCCCGCGGACATCAACCGCCTCAAGCAGTCCGGCTCGCGGCCGCCGGCGCTCGACCGGACATGGAAGGGGTTCGGGACGTGCGACGAGTTCGATGATGTGATGCCCATCGCCTTCCACTACCACCCGCCGACGTCCGTGGTAGCCCACGGCTACCCGGCGTTCTGGGGGTGGTACACGACGCCGCAGTTGCAGGTGGCGAACCAGATCATCCGGCTCGGCTCCCAGACCACGCCGAAGACGGCGTCGGATTCGCGACGCTCGCGGTAG
- the scpB gene encoding SMC-Scp complex subunit ScpB: MEDAIVNTDVIELKPGPTEGEVGAEGAGAVGPSEEPTAKKRGRGARAKAVEVELGDPQAIAPALEAVLLTAERALSAARIAEVLGLGSPRSGKDEPEVTEDVKREPGAALVRRAVELLNEQYEQTGRSFRIEPVAGGFRVMTLAKFAPVVAAYQGQRAKTSLTPAAMETLAIIAYKQPLTRAKLEAIRGVACGDLLRSLIDRRLVTIAGRAEELGRPLLYATTRQFLEAFGLSGLKDLPTVEELKARTAEPDA, translated from the coding sequence ATGGAGGACGCGATTGTGAACACGGATGTGATCGAACTCAAGCCGGGGCCGACGGAGGGGGAAGTTGGTGCGGAGGGTGCGGGAGCCGTCGGGCCATCGGAGGAGCCGACCGCGAAGAAGCGGGGGCGAGGAGCAAGAGCCAAGGCGGTTGAGGTTGAACTGGGTGATCCCCAGGCGATTGCGCCGGCGCTCGAGGCGGTGCTTCTCACGGCCGAACGGGCGCTGAGTGCGGCCCGGATTGCCGAGGTGTTGGGGCTGGGATCGCCGCGGAGCGGTAAGGACGAGCCGGAGGTAACCGAGGACGTGAAGCGGGAACCGGGGGCGGCGCTGGTGCGGCGGGCGGTGGAGCTGCTGAACGAGCAATACGAGCAGACGGGGCGGTCGTTCCGGATTGAGCCGGTTGCGGGCGGTTTCCGTGTGATGACGCTCGCGAAGTTCGCCCCGGTGGTCGCGGCGTACCAGGGTCAGCGGGCGAAGACGAGCCTGACGCCGGCGGCGATGGAGACCCTGGCGATCATCGCTTACAAGCAGCCGCTCACACGGGCGAAACTCGAAGCGATCCGCGGCGTGGCGTGCGGGGACCTTCTCAGGTCGCTGATCGATCGGCGACTGGTCACGATCGCCGGCAGGGCCGAGGAGCTGGGGCGGCCGCTTCTGTACGCCACGACGAGGCAGTTTCTCGAGGCCTTTGGCCTTTCGGGGCTCAAGGACCTGCCGACAGTGGAGGAATTGAAAGCACGGACCGCGGAACCCGACGCCTGA
- the purE gene encoding 5-(carboxyamino)imidazole ribonucleotide mutase, whose protein sequence is MPTRPRHPRPASKRPPLVGIIMGSRSDWDTMSNAAAALDELGVAHEVRVVSAHRTPDLLFEYASAAQGRGLCVIIAGAGGAAHLPGMVASKTPLPVLGVPVQSKALNGLDSLLSIAQMPAGIPVGTLAIGPAGATNAGLLAASIVALSDPKVRRALDEFRSAQTRGVLAQPDPRSAGGATKRAAAPRGRPRR, encoded by the coding sequence ATGCCCACACGCCCACGCCACCCCCGACCGGCCTCGAAGAGGCCGCCACTGGTCGGCATCATCATGGGCTCTCGCAGCGACTGGGACACGATGTCCAACGCCGCCGCCGCGCTCGATGAGCTTGGCGTCGCCCACGAAGTCCGCGTCGTCTCTGCACACCGGACACCCGACCTGCTCTTCGAATATGCCTCCGCTGCCCAGGGCCGGGGCCTTTGCGTGATTATCGCCGGCGCCGGCGGGGCCGCGCACCTCCCCGGGATGGTGGCCTCCAAGACGCCGCTCCCCGTCCTCGGCGTGCCCGTCCAATCCAAGGCCCTCAACGGCCTCGACTCCCTCCTCTCGATCGCCCAGATGCCGGCGGGCATTCCGGTTGGCACTCTTGCGATCGGCCCCGCCGGAGCAACCAACGCGGGCCTGCTTGCCGCGTCGATCGTCGCCCTCTCGGACCCGAAAGTGCGGCGTGCCCTCGATGAGTTCCGCTCGGCCCAGACCCGGGGTGTCCTTGCCCAGCCCGATCCACGCTCGGCCGGCGGCGCGACGAAGCGTGCCGCGGCACCACGCGGGAGACCCCGTCGATGA
- a CDS encoding 5-(carboxyamino)imidazole ribonucleotide synthase: MNIGVLGGGQLGRMLALAAYPLGLSIRFYDQTDEAPVGRLAELHVGAFDDEDKVAAFARGLDVVTYEFENVPAATADLLAPHVRVLPPPAALDAAQDRLNERRLFQRLGIPTPTFAPVDSLDDAAAHAKACGYKAILKARRFGYDGKGQDPIASEADVPTAWEHLRLAPGGLILDQMIPFTRELSVIAVRGLGGEFRCYPLVENVHSAGILRLSRAPAPGADHLQAKAEQYARLVAESLDYVGVLALEFFEIQTDSGPDLLINEMAPRVHNSGHWTIEGAVCSQFENHLRAVSGLPLGGTAALGACVMLNLIGELPDPAALLAIPGAHLHDYGKEPRPGRKVGHVTLTAPDPSRLDDRLASLRAAISPRATAT, translated from the coding sequence ATGAACATCGGCGTCCTCGGCGGTGGCCAACTCGGCCGCATGCTCGCCCTCGCGGCCTACCCGCTCGGCCTGAGCATCAGGTTCTACGACCAGACCGACGAAGCGCCCGTCGGCCGGCTCGCCGAACTCCACGTCGGCGCTTTCGATGATGAAGACAAGGTCGCGGCCTTTGCCCGCGGCCTCGACGTGGTGACGTACGAGTTCGAGAACGTGCCCGCCGCGACCGCCGACCTGCTCGCCCCCCACGTCCGCGTCCTCCCGCCCCCCGCCGCGCTCGACGCCGCCCAGGACCGCCTGAACGAGCGCCGCCTCTTTCAGCGCCTGGGAATCCCGACCCCCACGTTCGCACCGGTCGACTCACTCGACGACGCCGCGGCCCACGCGAAGGCCTGCGGCTACAAGGCCATCCTCAAGGCCCGCCGCTTCGGATACGACGGCAAGGGCCAGGACCCTATCGCCTCCGAGGCGGACGTTCCGACGGCGTGGGAACACCTCCGGCTCGCGCCCGGCGGCCTGATCCTCGATCAGATGATCCCCTTCACCCGCGAGCTCTCCGTCATCGCCGTTCGCGGCCTCGGCGGCGAGTTCCGCTGCTACCCGCTGGTTGAGAACGTGCACAGCGCCGGCATCCTCCGGCTCTCCCGGGCCCCCGCGCCCGGCGCGGACCACCTCCAGGCCAAGGCCGAGCAATACGCCCGTCTCGTCGCCGAGTCGCTCGACTACGTCGGCGTGCTCGCCCTGGAGTTCTTCGAGATCCAGACCGATTCGGGCCCCGACCTGCTCATCAACGAGATGGCCCCGCGTGTCCACAACTCCGGTCACTGGACCATCGAGGGCGCCGTCTGCAGCCAGTTCGAGAACCACCTCCGCGCCGTCTCCGGCCTGCCGCTCGGCGGGACCGCCGCGCTCGGCGCGTGCGTCATGCTGAACCTCATCGGCGAGCTTCCCGATCCCGCCGCGTTACTCGCGATCCCCGGCGCCCACCTGCACGACTACGGCAAGGAGCCCCGCCCGGGCCGCAAGGTCGGCCACGTCACGCTCACCGCTCCGGACCCCTCTCGGCTCGACGACCGCCTCGCGTCCCTCCGCGCAGCGATCTCGCCGCGTGCCACGGCTACTTGA
- a CDS encoding DUF1080 domain-containing protein: MRIVFAIAAIVCGQAGAAAQPAADQQVQNALTPAEAAAGWMLLFDGASTRQWRSYKGEGFPQKGWVVENGTVRVVKGGGGGDIVTVKEYEDFEFSLDFKCARGANSGIMYRVAETQGAPWMTGPEFQILDNAGHSDGADPKHRAGALYDLIEPPPETPPAPPGQWNNARIRIRDGVLQQFLNGVKTAECRIDNDDWKAMIAASKFKAWPSFGMEKKGRIALQDHGDDVWFRNIKVRDLKAPMPGEQALFEGPDLAGWPVFPEATRRAWSWREGVLACEGNATGYIRTNEAFESFVLRLQWRFDPKGGGGNSGVLLRVQPPDAVWPPAVEMQLKSGQAGDLLSIGRFPMSGDAARTSGRRVDRMRTVERPVGEWNDCEVIADGAGLVVRINGEVVNEASEVAVKPGTIALQAEGAEIQFRAVKVAPIK; this comes from the coding sequence ATGCGAATAGTCTTTGCGATTGCGGCGATCGTGTGCGGTCAGGCGGGAGCGGCGGCGCAGCCGGCAGCGGATCAGCAGGTCCAGAACGCCCTGACGCCGGCGGAGGCGGCCGCGGGCTGGATGCTGCTGTTCGACGGCGCCTCGACGAGGCAATGGCGGTCGTACAAGGGCGAGGGGTTTCCGCAGAAGGGCTGGGTGGTGGAGAACGGCACGGTGCGGGTGGTGAAGGGGGGCGGCGGGGGCGACATCGTGACGGTGAAGGAATACGAGGACTTCGAGTTCTCGCTCGACTTCAAGTGTGCCCGCGGGGCGAACTCGGGGATCATGTACCGCGTCGCGGAGACGCAGGGTGCGCCGTGGATGACGGGGCCGGAGTTCCAGATCCTCGACAACGCGGGGCACAGCGACGGGGCGGACCCGAAGCACCGCGCTGGCGCGCTGTACGACCTGATCGAGCCGCCGCCGGAGACGCCGCCGGCGCCACCGGGTCAGTGGAACAACGCGCGCATCCGGATCCGGGATGGCGTGCTGCAGCAGTTCCTGAACGGGGTCAAGACGGCGGAGTGTCGGATTGACAACGACGACTGGAAGGCGATGATCGCCGCGAGCAAGTTCAAGGCGTGGCCGTCGTTCGGGATGGAAAAGAAGGGGCGGATCGCGCTGCAGGACCACGGCGACGATGTGTGGTTCAGGAACATCAAGGTGCGGGACCTGAAGGCGCCGATGCCGGGCGAGCAGGCGCTGTTCGAGGGGCCGGACCTGGCGGGGTGGCCGGTGTTTCCAGAGGCGACGCGTCGGGCCTGGTCGTGGCGAGAGGGGGTGCTGGCGTGCGAGGGCAACGCGACGGGGTACATCCGTACGAACGAGGCGTTCGAGTCGTTTGTGCTGCGGCTGCAGTGGCGGTTTGATCCGAAGGGGGGGGGCGGCAACAGCGGCGTGCTGCTGCGGGTGCAGCCGCCTGATGCGGTGTGGCCGCCCGCGGTGGAGATGCAGTTGAAATCGGGGCAGGCGGGGGACCTGCTGTCGATCGGCAGGTTTCCGATGTCGGGGGATGCGGCGCGGACGTCGGGCCGGCGCGTGGACCGGATGCGGACGGTCGAGCGGCCGGTGGGGGAGTGGAACGACTGCGAGGTCATCGCGGACGGAGCGGGGCTGGTGGTTCGGATCAACGGCGAAGTGGTGAACGAGGCGTCGGAGGTGGCGGTCAAGCCGGGGACGATCGCGCTACAGGCCGAGGGCGCCGAGATTCAGTTTCGGGCTGTGAAGGTGGCGCCGATCAAGTAG
- a CDS encoding methylmalonyl-CoA mutase has protein sequence MTTHARPAGIPAQEKIDPAAVTISGLVLDPVYGPEAPAEGLKHQERDIASPGKFPYTRGLFPQGYRTRLWTMRQFAGFGSADDTNKRFKMLLERGKGSNTGLSTAFDLPTLMGRDSDDALSVGEVGRCGVAISTIEDMHRLYADIPVDKVTVSQTINGPAAVIWAMYLAMAKQRGISWDTLGGTLQNDILKEFHSQNEFIYPPDPSVKLVVDTIEFQSRHVPKWNSVSISGYHIREAGSTAAQELAFTLRDGMEYVEACMERHAEHGGLDIDSFAPRLSFFFNSHNEFFEEICKLRAARRIWARMMKGRYGAKNERSWFMKTHVQTAGCSLTEQQPLNNVVRVAYQAMAAALGGCQSLHTDSMDETLGLPTEQAVTVALRTQQILAYETGVTRTADPLGGSWFVENLTDTMEREALDLIDEIDRMGSYGAGERAPSGGAWTGDLASHPAYAPRKGYGRGVVAGINRGYFRRQIAEASYRFSEECEAGDRLIVGVNAFRAGAEEEHQVEILQIPHEVETVQCERLAEFKKRRDAGEAERALGAIREAARGGENVMPHLIHGALSNCTLGEMVQAMADVYGRYTGGPEW, from the coding sequence ATGACGACCCACGCACGCCCCGCCGGCATCCCTGCTCAGGAAAAGATCGACCCCGCGGCGGTCACCATCTCGGGCCTTGTTCTGGACCCGGTGTACGGGCCGGAAGCACCGGCCGAGGGGCTCAAGCACCAGGAACGCGACATCGCGTCGCCCGGGAAGTTCCCCTACACGCGGGGGCTGTTCCCGCAGGGGTACCGCACGCGGTTGTGGACGATGCGGCAGTTCGCGGGGTTCGGGTCGGCGGACGACACGAACAAGCGGTTCAAGATGCTGCTGGAGCGGGGGAAGGGGTCGAACACGGGGCTGTCGACGGCGTTCGACCTGCCGACGCTGATGGGTCGGGACTCGGATGATGCGCTGTCGGTGGGGGAGGTGGGGCGGTGCGGTGTGGCGATCTCGACGATCGAGGACATGCACCGGCTGTACGCGGACATTCCCGTGGACAAGGTGACAGTGTCGCAGACGATCAACGGCCCGGCCGCGGTGATCTGGGCGATGTACCTGGCGATGGCCAAGCAGCGGGGGATCTCGTGGGACACGCTCGGCGGGACGCTGCAGAACGACATCCTGAAGGAGTTCCACTCGCAGAACGAGTTCATCTACCCGCCGGATCCGTCGGTGAAACTGGTGGTGGACACGATCGAGTTCCAGTCGCGGCATGTGCCGAAGTGGAACTCGGTGTCGATCTCGGGGTACCACATCCGCGAGGCGGGATCGACGGCGGCGCAGGAACTGGCGTTCACGCTGCGGGACGGGATGGAGTATGTCGAGGCGTGCATGGAGCGGCACGCGGAGCACGGGGGGCTGGACATCGATTCGTTCGCGCCGCGGCTGAGTTTCTTCTTCAACTCGCACAACGAGTTCTTCGAGGAGATCTGCAAGCTGCGGGCGGCGCGCCGGATCTGGGCGCGGATGATGAAGGGGCGGTACGGGGCGAAGAACGAGCGGTCGTGGTTCATGAAGACACACGTGCAGACGGCGGGGTGCTCGCTGACGGAGCAGCAGCCGCTGAACAACGTGGTGCGGGTGGCCTACCAGGCGATGGCCGCGGCGCTGGGCGGGTGCCAGTCGCTGCACACGGATTCGATGGACGAGACGCTGGGCCTGCCTACGGAGCAGGCAGTGACGGTGGCGCTGCGGACGCAGCAGATCCTGGCGTACGAGACGGGCGTGACACGGACGGCTGACCCCCTCGGCGGATCGTGGTTCGTGGAGAACCTGACGGACACGATGGAGCGCGAGGCGCTGGACCTGATCGACGAGATCGACCGGATGGGGTCGTACGGCGCGGGCGAGAGGGCGCCGTCGGGCGGGGCGTGGACGGGCGACTTGGCGTCGCACCCGGCGTACGCGCCGCGCAAGGGGTATGGGCGGGGCGTGGTGGCGGGGATCAACCGCGGCTACTTCAGGCGGCAGATCGCGGAGGCGTCGTACCGCTTCTCGGAGGAGTGCGAGGCGGGGGACCGGCTGATCGTCGGCGTGAACGCGTTCCGCGCCGGGGCGGAGGAGGAGCACCAGGTGGAGATCCTGCAGATTCCGCACGAGGTGGAGACGGTGCAGTGCGAGCGTCTCGCGGAGTTCAAGAAGCGGCGGGACGCGGGGGAGGCGGAGCGGGCGCTGGGGGCCATCCGCGAGGCCGCGAGGGGCGGCGAGAACGTGATGCCGCACCTGATCCACGGTGCGCTGAGCAACTGCACGCTGGGGGAGATGGTGCAGGCGATGGCGGATGTGTACGGGAGGTATACCGGGGGGCCGGAGTGGTAG
- a CDS encoding sodium/solute symporter (Members of the Solute:Sodium Symporter (SSS), TC 2.A.21 as described in tcdb.org, catalyze solute:Na+ symport. Known solutes for members of the family include sugars, amino acids, nucleosides, inositols, vitamins, urea or anions, depending on the system.): MVSLASATFHAADWAVLGAYFALLVVTGIAFSQREPEGSDEYFLAGRQMPAWAVAISVLATSLSAATFIGGPQQSYDGNLTYLSATIGSVLAVVFVALFFIPVYYRENVATVYELLERRLGPGTRLATSGMFMVGRVFASGARLYIVALPASLIVFGDTAAPNLVLAIAVMTVAAVGYTLVGGIRSIIWTDVIQTCVFVGAALAAAAVLLHRIPLDPAAITRELASSTAPDGSGKLALLRVGLGDWSAKYTLLTAVFGFTLLNLGAYGTDHDLAQRMLTCRSAARGSWSAIGGVLIGIPVTILFMLVGLLLYIFYRRPDLMGSAAPSAHPASSTEIFLTFILNEMPRGMAGVMMAGLFAAGLGSMNSALNAMSATLLNDFYRPRRPGKSPRHYLLVGRLGVAAWGLALGLFACACVWWYGRMAAEGQTLIDFALMVMAFAYSGLVGVFLTAIFTRRGNSTSAIAALATGFLVVLALQPAVRDHLADWPGDSPIARTAHALAALKLAFPWHLVIGTAAATAVCSLGRRIAYIPPSP; this comes from the coding sequence ATGGTGAGCCTCGCCAGCGCCACATTCCACGCCGCCGACTGGGCCGTGCTCGGCGCCTACTTCGCCCTGCTCGTCGTCACCGGCATCGCCTTCTCCCAGCGCGAGCCCGAGGGCTCCGACGAGTACTTCCTCGCCGGCCGCCAGATGCCCGCCTGGGCCGTTGCCATCTCCGTCCTGGCCACCAGCCTCTCCGCCGCCACCTTCATCGGCGGCCCCCAGCAGTCCTACGACGGCAACCTCACCTACCTCTCCGCCACCATCGGCTCGGTCCTCGCGGTGGTCTTTGTCGCCCTGTTCTTCATTCCCGTCTACTACCGCGAAAACGTCGCCACCGTTTACGAGCTCCTCGAGCGACGCCTCGGCCCCGGCACCAGGCTCGCGACCAGCGGCATGTTCATGGTCGGCCGCGTCTTCGCCAGCGGCGCCCGCCTCTACATCGTCGCCCTCCCCGCCTCGCTGATCGTCTTCGGCGACACTGCCGCCCCCAACCTCGTCCTCGCGATCGCCGTGATGACCGTCGCCGCCGTCGGGTACACCCTCGTCGGCGGAATCCGCAGCATCATCTGGACCGACGTCATCCAGACCTGCGTCTTCGTCGGCGCCGCTCTCGCCGCGGCCGCCGTGCTCCTGCACCGGATCCCCCTGGACCCCGCCGCGATCACCCGCGAACTCGCCTCCTCCACGGCCCCCGACGGCTCCGGCAAACTCGCCCTCCTCCGCGTCGGCCTGGGCGACTGGTCCGCCAAATACACCCTGCTCACCGCCGTCTTCGGATTCACCCTCCTCAACCTCGGCGCCTACGGCACCGACCACGACCTCGCCCAGCGCATGCTCACCTGCCGCTCCGCCGCCCGCGGGTCGTGGTCTGCGATCGGCGGCGTCCTCATCGGCATCCCCGTCACCATCCTCTTCATGCTCGTCGGCCTGCTCCTCTACATCTTCTACAGGCGTCCCGACCTCATGGGCTCCGCCGCGCCCAGCGCCCACCCCGCCAGCAGCACCGAGATCTTCCTCACCTTCATCCTGAATGAAATGCCCCGCGGCATGGCCGGCGTCATGATGGCCGGCCTCTTCGCCGCCGGCCTGGGCAGCATGAACTCCGCCCTCAACGCCATGTCCGCCACGCTCCTTAATGACTTCTACCGCCCGCGCCGCCCCGGCAAGAGCCCGCGCCACTATCTTCTCGTCGGCCGCCTCGGCGTCGCGGCGTGGGGCCTGGCGCTCGGCCTCTTCGCCTGTGCCTGCGTCTGGTGGTACGGCCGCATGGCCGCCGAGGGCCAGACCCTCATCGACTTCGCCCTCATGGTCATGGCCTTCGCCTACTCTGGCCTCGTCGGCGTTTTCCTCACCGCCATCTTCACCCGGCGCGGCAACTCCACCAGCGCCATCGCCGCCCTCGCCACGGGCTTCCTCGTCGTGCTCGCGCTCCAGCCCGCCGTCCGCGACCACCTCGCCGACTGGCCCGGCGACTCTCCGATCGCTCGCACCGCCCACGCCCTCGCGGCCCTCAAACTCGCCTTTCCCTGGCACCTCGTGATCGGCACCGCCGCCGCCACCGCCGTCTGCAGCCTCGGCCGCCGAATCGCGTATATTCCCCCTTCACCCTGA